From a single Pleurodeles waltl isolate 20211129_DDA chromosome 10, aPleWal1.hap1.20221129, whole genome shotgun sequence genomic region:
- the LOC138262472 gene encoding uncharacterized protein produces MEGFASVYYSEPSVMGFLANVISAFLVALQNFFSFHTKVNAEGVENILAGVHLILIGGLTQLIAGFMCFRKYDHLGSTAFVTFAALWSSYGATRVVLGAYPTINNTTQTMNISDSHAIMAASPLPVSESAVAGLVAYTAIAFILSFCSATVNYVMPFVFGSITLTLVFEAVGLFGQWALVVSGTLELLIVLFGFYGATVLLLKGLTQRNVLPGFGNPMFSVLLLGLANSTSSSSIGEEKKKNSKYAEPMALGHIGDAVASFIFAFYCFGYMKTFYIGAIWVSINALSQLCGSYYSYLREDVYQTTRLGLHSLYWLVMSWEEFILTVLLSVDNVDESRAGMVGGWFFLVTASILCLMSFNRDLLELLQNSCFLLLTVSTIHQIPLKGSHIFFGVVCSFYTATSLYASFASLINSIADKSLISTGPQVMSSATFQDLLLCLKRITSRSKEGQEVSTTSCQLPDALFFICNGLASLSAIKGSFDDPTRAHLSIPWVLIPGALFQLYICRIVVQRGRRFGSVLPFCYAAVWATWAWLRLAGPLLNIEATSYGAFTVGAVTFLVINVFLMSLGKSLRITMPTHPSVEYLKTSGPDRRQLRPAVMGTGQCLPLYGPCAQFLGFVRASFACANVVLMLLALLMEAVIVCFLLFTLGCLPLPLEMSSVSTARLHLLETAFSART; encoded by the exons ATGGAAGGCTTCGCCTCTGTGTACTACAGTGAACCATCCGTCATGGGCTTCCTCGCCAACGTCATCAGCGCCTTCCTGGTGGCGCTACAGAACTTCTTTTCCTTCCACACCAAGGTGAACGCTGAAGGGGTGGAGAACATCCTGGCAG GAGTCCATCTCATTCTGATTGGAGGACTGACACAACTCATTGCAGGCTTCATGTGCTTCAGGAAGTATGACCACCTTGGGAGCACCGCCTTTGTGACATTCGCCGCCCTCTGGAGCAGCTACGGGGCTACACGTGTCGTTCTGGGAGCGTATCCCACCATCAACAACACAACGCAAACCATGAACATTTCTGACAGCCACGCCATCATGGCCGCCTCCCCTCTTCCGGTCAGTGAGAGCGcagtagcagggctggtggcataTACCGCCATCGCCTTCATCCTCTCCTTCTGCTCAGCCACCGTTAACTACGTCATGCCCTTCGTTTTTGGCTCCATCACCCTCACGCTGGTCTTTGAGGCAGTGGGGCTCTTCGGACAGTGGGCGCTGGTGGTCTCCGGGACCTTAGAGCTGCTCATTGTGTTGTTTGGGTTCTATGGTGCCACAGTCCTGCTCCTGAAGGGCTTGACCCAGAGGAACGTCCTTCCAGGCTTCGGGAATCCCATGTTCAGCGTCTTGCTTTTGGGCTTGGCCAACAGCACCTCTTCCAGCAGCATcggggaggagaagaagaagaattccAAGTACGCGGAGCCCATGGCCTTGGGACACATCGGCGACGCAGTGGCCTCGTTCATCTTTGCCTTTTATTGCTTTGGCTACATGAAGACTTTCTACATTGGTGCCATTTGGGTCAGCATCAATGCGCTGTCCCAGCTCTGCGGGAGCTACTACAGTTACTTGAGAGAAGATGTCTACCAGACCACCAGGCTTGGACTCCACAGCCTGTACTGGTTGGTGATGTCCTGGGAAGAGTTCATTCTCACGGTGCTCCTCTCGGTGGACAACGTAGACGAGAGCCGAGCAGGCATGGTGGGGGGCTGGTTCTTTCTGGTCACCGCGTCCATCCTCTGCCTGATGTCCTTCAACAGGGACCTCCTGGAGCTGCTGCAGAATTCCTGCTTTCTTCTCCTCACTGTCTCCACCATCCATCAGATTCCCCTCAAGGGATCCCACATCTTCTTTGGAGTGGTCTGCAGCTTTTACACAGCCACCTCCCTCTACGCCAGTTTTGCCAGCCTCATTAATTCTATTGCTGATAAGTCTTTGATTTCTACTGGACCACAAGTGATGTCATCAGCTACTTTCCAGGACTTGCTGCTGTGCCTGAAGCGCATCACCAGCAGGTCTAAGGAGGGTCAGGAGGTCAGCACTACCAGCTGCCAGCTCCCTGATGCCCTCTTCTTCATCTGCAATGGCTTGGCTTCACTCTCTGCCATCAAGGGATCCTTTGATGACCCCACCAGAGCCCACCTCTCCATCCCTTGGGTGCTGATCCCCGGAGCTCTATTCCAGTTGTACATTTGCAGGATCGTGGTCCAGAGAGGTCGAAGATTTGGGTCGGTCCTACCATTCTGTTATGCTGCTGTATGGGCCACATGGGCCTGGCTGCGGCTCGCAG GTCCCCTGTTGAATATTGAAGCCACTAGTTATGGTGCATTCACTGTTGGTGCCGTCACCTTCCTGGTCATCAATGTCTTCCTGATGTCCTTGGGTAAGTCTCTCCGGATAACGATGCCCACTCATCCCTCTGTTGAATACTTGAAGACCAGCGGCCCTGATAGGCGGCAGCTGCGTCCAGCTGTGATGGGTACCGGCCAGTGTCTACCACTTTATGGTCCATGTGCACAGTTCTTGGGCTTCGTACGGGCTTCAT TCGCCTGCGCCaatgtggtgctgatgctgctcgCCCTGCTGATGGAGGCCGTGATAGTCTGTTTCCTGCTCTTCACATTGGGATGTCTGCCGCTCCCACTCGAGA TGTCGTCTGTGTCTACGGCGCGGCTGCATCTCTTGGAAACTGCATTTTCAGCAAGGACCTGA